Proteins co-encoded in one Spirosoma endbachense genomic window:
- a CDS encoding precorrin-2 dehydrogenase/sirohydrochlorin ferrochelatase family protein has translation MNTLFPIYVKAENLHTLIVGGGYVGLEKTTALLANSPDARITLVAPEIRAEIRELARQHPKLALIQEPYHELFLADKDLVIVGTNDKNVNRQVQADCKNRRILVNVADTPDLCDFYLSSVVKKGDLKIAISTNGKSPTFAKRFREVLEEILPDSLQETLDNLTAIRNQLKGDFVQKMEKLNEITKVLK, from the coding sequence ATGAATACCTTATTCCCAATATATGTTAAGGCCGAAAACCTGCATACACTCATCGTAGGGGGTGGTTATGTGGGTCTGGAGAAAACAACGGCCCTGCTGGCCAACTCACCAGATGCCCGCATCACGCTGGTGGCCCCCGAAATTCGGGCTGAAATCCGGGAACTGGCCCGGCAACATCCTAAACTTGCCCTTATTCAGGAGCCTTATCATGAGTTATTCCTGGCCGACAAGGATCTGGTTATTGTGGGCACAAACGACAAAAATGTGAACCGGCAGGTACAGGCTGATTGCAAAAATCGACGAATTCTGGTCAATGTGGCCGATACGCCTGATCTGTGCGATTTTTATCTGAGTTCGGTCGTCAAAAAAGGAGATCTGAAAATTGCGATTTCAACCAACGGCAAATCGCCAACCTTTGCCAAACGATTCCGTGAAGTATTAGAAGAAATTTTGCCCGATAGCCTTCAGGAAACGCTTGATAACCTGACGGCCATTCGCAATCAGTTAAAAGGTGATTTTGTGCAGAAAATGGAGAAACTAAATGAAATCACGAAGGTGTTGAAATGA
- a CDS encoding NADPH-dependent FMN reductase, giving the protein MKILAISGSLRLNSTNTKLLRAIVQLAPTDVEINLYDKLGAIPPFNLDLDNENALAAVADFRSELQAADAIVVCSPEYAHGVSGVLKNALDWIVSSGEFMNKPVGIINASPRSLYAHNALIETLTVMMAIIIPEASPAVPVAGRSLDEAGILADQELATSLLNAIDALVNFTEKSDH; this is encoded by the coding sequence ATGAAAATTCTGGCGATCTCAGGCAGTTTACGCCTAAATTCGACGAATACAAAACTTCTCCGTGCCATCGTTCAACTGGCTCCTACCGACGTTGAGATTAACTTATATGATAAACTAGGCGCTATTCCGCCCTTTAATCTTGACCTCGACAATGAAAATGCGCTGGCGGCCGTAGCCGACTTTCGCTCTGAACTTCAGGCGGCTGATGCTATCGTGGTTTGCAGCCCTGAATACGCTCATGGCGTATCGGGTGTTCTGAAAAACGCGCTGGACTGGATCGTCAGTAGTGGCGAATTTATGAATAAGCCAGTAGGCATTATCAATGCGTCACCGCGTTCTCTCTACGCCCACAACGCCCTCATTGAGACACTTACAGTCATGATGGCCATTATCATTCCTGAAGCTTCACCAGCGGTGCCGGTTGCTGGCCGGTCGCTCGACGAAGCGGGCATTCTGGCCGATCAGGAACTAGCCACCAGCTTGCTCAACGCTATCGATGCCCTGGTAAATTTTACAGAAAAAAGCGATCATTAA
- a CDS encoding helix-turn-helix domain-containing protein: MNKSESTRTSDFNTELKLKGFKVYETDSKSNGHNYSRKDFYKISLTSGKYIFHYADKSFETDEPILFFGNPRIPYSCEIITPTMDGYACLFTDDFLKVSDRSESLLQSPLFKLGGTPILTLDTEQKDTIATIFQKMLVEQDSDYAFKDELIRNYLNLIIHEALKIQPSESYPEHKNAAVRITSVFLELLERQFPIESINHPLELKTAQDFAKQLSVHVNHLNSSVKEVTGKPTTVHIAERIISEAKALLQHTNWTIADIAYALGFEYTTYFNNFFKKKTGEIPKSVRAASL, translated from the coding sequence ATGAATAAGTCGGAAAGTACTCGCACGTCAGATTTTAATACCGAACTAAAGCTAAAGGGATTTAAAGTCTATGAAACAGACAGCAAGTCGAATGGACACAACTATAGCCGCAAAGACTTCTACAAAATCAGCCTGACGTCTGGAAAGTATATTTTTCATTATGCCGACAAAAGTTTTGAAACGGATGAGCCCATTTTATTTTTTGGCAATCCGCGTATTCCTTACTCCTGTGAGATTATTACACCGACAATGGACGGTTATGCCTGTCTCTTTACTGACGATTTTCTGAAAGTAAGCGACCGGTCTGAAAGCCTTCTGCAATCACCCTTATTTAAGCTGGGCGGCACACCCATTTTAACGTTAGATACGGAGCAAAAAGACACCATCGCGACGATCTTTCAAAAAATGCTTGTAGAGCAGGATTCCGACTATGCCTTTAAGGATGAGTTGATTCGTAACTACCTCAACCTGATTATTCACGAAGCGTTGAAAATACAACCTTCCGAAAGCTATCCTGAGCACAAGAATGCGGCTGTACGAATCACCTCGGTATTTCTTGAGCTTTTGGAACGACAATTCCCGATTGAAAGCATCAATCACCCACTAGAATTAAAAACAGCACAGGATTTTGCCAAACAGTTATCCGTACACGTCAACCATTTAAATAGCTCGGTAAAGGAAGTTACCGGCAAACCCACGACAGTTCACATTGCCGAACGAATTATCAGCGAAGCCAAGGCACTCCTGCAACACACGAATTGGACTATTGCCGACATTGCTTATGCCCTTGGGTTTGAATACACGACTTACTTCAACAACTTTTTCAAAAAGAAAACGGGTGAGATACCCAAATCGGTGAGAGCGGCCTCTCTTTGA